The proteins below come from a single Cystobacter ferrugineus genomic window:
- a CDS encoding DUF418 domain-containing protein: MSPPPSPAPADEARPIDTGERLVLLDVLRGFALGGVFVSNVFTWFTGRAFLPRAQTQAALETGPWWDRLAVQGVAALVTGRFITLFSFLFGLGFSVQLLRAEARGASIVPLYTRRLGVLFLIGAVHLLGVWYGDILTTYASVGLLLLLFRGRSDKELLVWAALLILVIPIGVTTGMQWLSGPEPAAGTEAARVLKEQSAANQAQRLDTFQHGSYPDVVRAHARFFFGEFVGRLPPMLCALFGRFLLGFLAGRRRLFHEVSRHLPFFRSLLRWSLVVGALGTIATLWAQYLIRQKLLDSQGLSQYYLRPVRQLGELGLAAFYASGVVLLFQREAWQRRLRVLAPVGRMALTNYLCQSVLGLLMYYGFGLGLMGRVGPVASIALTLAVFAVQVALSHAWLARFRFGPAEWLWRSLTYGKAQPFRQDKGVVAPSP; encoded by the coding sequence ATGAGCCCTCCCCCCAGCCCTGCCCCCGCGGACGAGGCCCGGCCCATCGACACCGGCGAGCGGCTCGTCCTGCTGGACGTGCTGCGCGGCTTCGCGCTGGGGGGCGTCTTCGTGTCCAACGTCTTCACGTGGTTCACCGGCCGCGCCTTCCTGCCGCGTGCACAGACCCAGGCCGCCCTGGAGACGGGGCCGTGGTGGGACAGGCTCGCGGTCCAGGGCGTCGCGGCCCTGGTCACCGGCCGGTTCATCACCCTGTTCTCGTTCCTCTTCGGACTGGGCTTCTCCGTGCAGTTGCTCCGGGCCGAGGCGCGCGGGGCCTCCATCGTCCCGCTCTACACGCGGCGGCTGGGTGTGCTGTTCCTCATCGGCGCCGTGCACCTGCTGGGAGTCTGGTACGGCGACATCCTCACCACCTACGCCTCCGTGGGCTTGCTGCTGCTGCTGTTCCGAGGACGCTCGGACAAGGAGTTGCTCGTCTGGGCCGCCCTGCTCATCCTCGTGATTCCCATCGGGGTGACCACCGGCATGCAGTGGCTGTCCGGACCGGAACCCGCGGCGGGAACGGAGGCGGCCCGGGTGCTGAAGGAACAGTCCGCTGCGAACCAGGCCCAGCGGCTGGACACCTTCCAGCACGGCTCCTACCCCGACGTGGTGCGCGCCCACGCCCGGTTCTTCTTCGGTGAGTTCGTCGGGCGGCTTCCACCCATGTTGTGTGCTCTCTTCGGCCGGTTCCTGCTGGGCTTCCTCGCCGGGCGGCGGCGCCTCTTCCACGAGGTGTCCCGGCACCTGCCGTTCTTCCGCTCGCTGTTGCGCTGGAGCCTCGTCGTGGGCGCGCTCGGCACCATCGCCACGCTCTGGGCGCAGTATCTGATTCGCCAGAAGCTGCTGGATTCGCAGGGGCTGTCCCAGTACTACCTGCGCCCGGTGCGCCAGCTCGGCGAGCTGGGACTCGCCGCCTTCTATGCCTCGGGCGTCGTGCTCCTCTTCCAGCGCGAGGCATGGCAGCGGCGGCTGCGGGTGCTCGCCCCGGTGGGCCGAATGGCGCTGACGAACTACCTCTGCCAGAGCGTGCTCGGCCTGCTGATGTATTACGGCTTCGGACTGGGACTCATGGGCCGGGTGGGCCCCGTGGCGAGCATCGCGCTCACCCTGGCCGTCTTCGCGGTGCAGGTGGCCCTCAGCCATGCATGGCTCGCCCGCTTCCGCTTCGGTCCGGCCGAGTGGCTGTGGCGCTCGCTGACGTACGGCAAGGCCCAACCCTTCCGCCAGGACAAGGGCGTGGTGGCGCCCAGCCCCTGA
- a CDS encoding NUDIX hydrolase codes for MSSGQAWRGNWMVRLYERVRERGYDSLTAFANARPTASLVALAEELGEDDVAGVQVLSGLLTEAEQRKQVTRFVRDVLVRELSECLPDGWPAVLDDANRFKVAKALGSWFADTPETHRNRVDKASDALLATPPPPGWRPLGPDDELLLTLLPDEEV; via the coding sequence ATGAGCAGCGGACAAGCGTGGAGGGGAAACTGGATGGTCCGCCTGTACGAACGAGTCCGTGAGCGCGGCTACGACTCGCTCACCGCCTTCGCGAACGCTCGCCCCACCGCCTCGCTGGTAGCGCTAGCCGAGGAGCTTGGCGAGGACGATGTCGCAGGGGTTCAGGTATTGAGCGGATTGCTCACCGAGGCGGAGCAACGCAAGCAGGTCACACGCTTTGTACGCGATGTGCTTGTGCGCGAACTGTCCGAGTGTCTTCCTGACGGCTGGCCTGCCGTGCTGGATGACGCCAACCGTTTCAAGGTGGCCAAGGCGCTCGGCTCATGGTTTGCCGATACCCCAGAAACCCATAGGAACCGTGTCGACAAGGCCAGCGATGCGCTCCTCGCCACACCGCCACCACCTGGCTGGCGGCCGCTCGGCCCCGACGACGAGCTGCTCCTCACCCTACTTCCTGACGAGGAAGTCTGA
- a CDS encoding nucleotidyltransferase family protein, giving the protein MAISLLDTFRVLSSFDPPRGSLRGAPWEQYVDWAIAQGLAPLASYNLEYRLPGSGAPEWARDRLLSIYSGSVNDNVMKLVNFKQCVDELEGRQLLLIGAASFADSLYPHVGFRPVLEIQVLLRRMDVEGFSGYLAQHEFRPEPDEPLHGAQKVLSDTRTPVFLYADVLGPQRQAELRGIFERAQPVKMYGPSMFRPDLEDALLLVCLEHAREGYQVPWLSFVDLRELVLGAPSMGGVYSRPLDVAALLERARAWRLERALYTSLSIVARLFPETAALVAPALPPLRRATRELLERLVVLPSSEPGKMSHPRGSDRLRRLLTGQ; this is encoded by the coding sequence ATGGCCATCAGCCTCCTCGACACCTTCCGCGTCCTCTCGTCATTCGACCCGCCCCGGGGCTCGCTGCGCGGGGCGCCCTGGGAGCAATACGTCGACTGGGCCATCGCCCAGGGACTGGCGCCGCTGGCGTCCTACAACCTGGAGTACCGCCTGCCCGGCTCGGGGGCTCCAGAGTGGGCGAGGGATCGGCTGCTGAGCATCTACTCGGGCTCGGTCAACGACAACGTCATGAAGCTCGTCAACTTCAAGCAGTGCGTGGACGAGCTCGAGGGCCGTCAGCTCCTGTTGATCGGCGCCGCGTCCTTCGCCGACTCGCTCTACCCCCACGTGGGCTTCCGCCCCGTGCTGGAGATCCAGGTGCTGCTGCGGCGCATGGACGTGGAGGGCTTCAGCGGCTACCTCGCCCAGCACGAGTTCCGCCCCGAGCCCGATGAGCCGCTCCACGGCGCCCAGAAGGTGCTGTCGGATACCCGCACCCCCGTCTTCCTCTACGCCGACGTGCTGGGCCCCCAGCGTCAGGCCGAGCTGCGGGGCATCTTCGAGCGCGCCCAGCCCGTGAAGATGTATGGCCCGTCGATGTTCCGCCCGGACCTGGAGGACGCGCTGCTGCTCGTGTGTCTGGAGCACGCGCGCGAGGGCTATCAGGTGCCGTGGTTGTCCTTCGTGGACCTGCGCGAGCTGGTGCTGGGGGCGCCGTCGATGGGCGGCGTCTATTCGCGTCCCCTGGACGTCGCGGCCCTGCTGGAGCGGGCCCGCGCGTGGCGGCTGGAGCGCGCCCTCTATACCTCATTGTCCATTGTCGCGCGGCTCTTCCCCGAGACGGCCGCCCTCGTCGCGCCCGCTCTCCCGCCCCTGCGCCGGGCGACCCGGGAGCTGCTCGAGCGGCTCGTCGTCCTTCCCTCCAGTGAGCCCGGAAAGATGAGCCATCCGCGGGGATCGGACCGCCTGCGTCGACTTCTGACCGGCCAGTGA
- a CDS encoding c-type cytochrome, with translation MKFRFALLLLSLAATAAQAQEDTVAETWTAKCKSCHGPDGKAQTQMGKKEAIQDLSLPSWQKSRTDAQIREVIAEGARDNKKMKAYKDKLTPQQIDALVAYVRAFQKG, from the coding sequence ATGAAGTTCCGGTTCGCCCTGTTGCTGCTCTCCCTCGCGGCCACCGCCGCCCAGGCCCAAGAAGACACCGTCGCCGAGACGTGGACGGCCAAGTGCAAGTCCTGCCATGGCCCGGACGGCAAGGCACAGACCCAGATGGGCAAGAAGGAGGCCATCCAGGACCTGTCGCTGCCCTCCTGGCAGAAGTCCAGGACGGACGCGCAGATCCGCGAGGTCATCGCCGAGGGCGCTCGCGACAACAAGAAGATGAAGGCCTACAAGGACAAGCTCACCCCTCAACAGATCGACGCCCTCGTGGCGTACGTCCGCGCGTTCCAGAAGGGCTGA
- a CDS encoding bifunctional glycosyltransferase/class I SAM-dependent methyltransferase — protein sequence MSPSVSIVIPYTPLSAPAASRFARALAQRNETEVILVGDGPLDAPSSPNVQVIPGVAGKGVAIRTALDRVKGGITVLQDADGAYSLESCEALCRPIQEDRADAVFGNRAGAGLGASVLADRALGQVTRFVTDVPLTDPLCGQRAFRTEALKSVALTSDDDAVDAEIVVKLAAQLYRLAEVPVGLDTPPHQPLASQWSRLRTLVRYATVRDDADNQHEGYTTLERMDGATNYNAWLGQRFREHLGRRVLEIGAGIGTITEKLEPGLELLIALEVDRFYVDRLKNKFRGRPHVRPYLSDVALADWESLKAERLDTIVLSNVLEHIPDDASAVRRFRQILPPGGRVLVLVPALPRLFGSIDEAVGHHRRYTKEGLIQVLEGNGFEVETLEWMNLVGVPGWFMNSRVMRRRSVPKLQLKVYDRLAPLFAKAESRVKLPVGMSLFAVARATGGAQ from the coding sequence GTGAGCCCCTCCGTATCGATCGTCATCCCCTATACCCCCCTGTCCGCTCCGGCCGCGTCGCGCTTCGCACGGGCGCTCGCCCAACGGAACGAGACCGAGGTCATCCTCGTGGGAGACGGTCCCCTGGACGCGCCTTCCTCCCCCAACGTGCAGGTCATCCCGGGTGTGGCGGGCAAGGGCGTGGCCATCCGGACGGCGCTGGATCGGGTCAAGGGCGGCATCACGGTGCTCCAGGACGCGGATGGGGCCTACTCGCTGGAGTCCTGCGAGGCGCTGTGCCGTCCCATCCAGGAGGACCGGGCGGACGCGGTGTTCGGCAACCGCGCGGGCGCGGGGCTCGGCGCGAGCGTGCTGGCGGACCGGGCGCTGGGCCAGGTCACCCGTTTCGTCACCGACGTGCCGCTCACGGATCCCCTCTGTGGCCAGCGCGCCTTCCGCACCGAGGCGCTCAAGTCCGTGGCGCTCACCAGCGACGACGACGCGGTGGACGCGGAGATCGTGGTGAAGCTGGCGGCGCAGCTCTACCGGCTGGCGGAGGTGCCGGTGGGGTTGGACACGCCGCCGCACCAGCCCCTGGCGTCCCAGTGGTCGCGGCTGCGCACGCTCGTGCGCTACGCCACGGTGCGCGACGACGCGGACAACCAGCACGAGGGCTACACCACGCTCGAGCGCATGGACGGCGCCACCAACTACAACGCGTGGTTGGGCCAGCGCTTCCGCGAGCACCTGGGCCGGCGCGTGCTGGAGATCGGCGCGGGCATCGGCACCATCACCGAGAAGCTGGAGCCGGGGCTGGAGCTGCTCATCGCGCTCGAGGTGGACCGCTTCTACGTGGACCGGCTGAAGAACAAGTTCCGGGGCCGCCCCCACGTCCGGCCCTACCTGTCGGACGTGGCGCTGGCCGACTGGGAGTCGTTGAAGGCCGAGCGGCTGGACACCATCGTGCTGTCCAACGTGCTGGAGCACATCCCCGACGATGCCTCGGCGGTGCGCCGCTTCCGGCAGATCCTCCCGCCGGGGGGACGCGTGCTGGTGCTCGTGCCGGCGCTGCCGCGGCTCTTTGGCAGCATCGACGAGGCGGTGGGCCACCACCGCCGGTACACGAAGGAGGGGCTGATCCAGGTGCTGGAGGGCAACGGCTTCGAGGTGGAGACGTTGGAGTGGATGAACCTGGTGGGAGTTCCCGGCTGGTTCATGAACAGCCGGGTCATGCGCCGCCGTTCGGTGCCCAAGTTGCAGCTCAAGGTCTATGATCGGCTCGCCCCGCTATTCGCCAAGGCGGAGAGCCGGGTGAAGCTGCCCGTGGGAATGAGCCTCTTCGCCGTGGCGCGGGCCACGGGAGGTGCGCAATGA
- a CDS encoding NUDIX hydrolase produces MSEDRSWGGNWKARLYERVRERGYDSLTAFAETHPTTSLLELAEKLGKDDIAAVQVFSGLVAEAERSRRLPRLVRGQLVRELAETLPNGWPAVMDDANRFKVAVAISRWGTYTPETHQKRVEQAKAALRATPPPPGWRPLGPDDELLRTLLPDEEA; encoded by the coding sequence ATGAGCGAGGACCGTTCCTGGGGAGGCAACTGGAAGGCGCGTTTGTATGAGCGGGTCCGCGAGCGAGGTTATGATTCGCTCACCGCCTTCGCCGAGACACATCCTACTACCTCACTGCTGGAACTGGCCGAGAAGCTTGGTAAGGATGACATTGCCGCAGTTCAGGTGTTCAGTGGGCTGGTCGCCGAAGCAGAGCGGAGCCGTCGGCTCCCTCGTTTGGTGCGCGGCCAACTCGTGCGCGAGCTGGCCGAAACACTCCCAAACGGGTGGCCAGCCGTGATGGACGATGCAAACCGCTTCAAGGTTGCCGTGGCAATCTCCCGTTGGGGCACCTACACGCCAGAAACTCATCAGAAGCGCGTCGAGCAGGCCAAGGCAGCGCTCCGCGCTACGCCACCGCCGCCAGGCTGGCGTCCACTCGGCCCCGACGACGAGTTGCTGCGCACGCTCTTGCCCGACGAGGAAGCTTGA
- the mfd gene encoding transcription-repair coupling factor: protein MDTPFTQKLDAEGLRAPPVAGDPVARVVELLRPGQRVRTQGLQGAARGHALARLLGTLKAPLVCIAPDEEAADALAHDLAFFLGGPGTPREPRVLRLPADEILPYDELSPDADVVADRLGALFHLSQGTRFPALVLSLRGLLRKVLPPKVMKELSARLSVGQDFDRDELARKLANMGYQSSPLVEDLGTFSVRGGLVDIFGPLHDKPVRIEFFGDTIESIRVFDPETQRTVDSLKEIILLPAREVIFSEQTRVHAEAAARAVADRINLPTTKLREQLDALHEGLPGFGLEGLLPGFFPGGLGTVFDYLELWNAEPLFYLDDPLSLERAAEDLWADLARASQSANERQELTLPPEDHFLTQAQAEQRLRAFRVMEGGGLSLSQGEPPVHFPYGTTQDVREAILAHHGEEGALTPLIERLQRWRDNHIPCAVACGTLSQADRLKRLLLDRNVMVRVHPEPLADPAKLYDPAISAHLFTLEVSHGFVDPSPGGLALLSDEEIFGARSRRRARRSKSLDAFAAGFKDLKEGDLIVHTDFGIGRYQGLTKMQVNNVPGDFLVLEYAGKDKIYLPVGRMRLIQKFTGGDPSQVTLDKLGTTSWEKTKKKVKEQLLKMAAELLNIAAARRAHPGHAFSAPDRYFAQFEADFEFEETPDQAKAIEDVLADMQKSEPMDRLVCGDVGYGKTEVAMRAAFKATLDRKQVAVLVPTTVLAQQHYLSFKKRFKDYPVTVEVISGLKKPPEVRELLKRAKEGKVDVLIGTHKLLGGDVAFKDLGLLVVDEEQRFGVKHKEQIKRLRSQVDVLTLSATPIPRTLHMAMSGVREMSIIATPPQDRRAIRTFVMKYDPATIKEAIERELARGGQVFFVHNRVESLPATETRLRELMPQLTIGVAHGQMGEGQLEKVMLDFTEKRYQVLLCTSIIESGIDISNANTMIVDRADTFGLAQLYQLRGRVGRSRERAYAYLLVPSRRTVSKDAQRRLEVLQRFTELGAGFSIASHDLEIRGAGNLLGAAQSGSISAIGFDMYAQLLEEAVSEVRGEPPQVRIEPEVTLPMAALIPDDYVPDVHQRLVFYKRFSQAGTPDEVQDLRSELVDRFGEAPDEVDNLCEQALVKIDMRELRLRGLEGGPGRLSVILGGDALLDGAKLLALVQRSKGYYRLTPDMKLLVKLGPEVKGPALIAEAKKVMRDLFTCAQPQH from the coding sequence ATGGACACTCCTTTTACCCAGAAGCTCGATGCGGAGGGCCTCCGTGCACCTCCAGTGGCCGGTGACCCCGTGGCGCGCGTCGTGGAGCTGCTGCGCCCCGGCCAGCGCGTCCGCACCCAGGGACTGCAGGGGGCGGCCCGCGGCCATGCGCTCGCCCGGCTGCTGGGCACCCTCAAGGCACCCCTGGTGTGCATCGCCCCCGATGAGGAGGCCGCGGACGCCCTCGCCCACGATCTCGCCTTCTTCCTGGGAGGCCCGGGCACGCCCCGCGAGCCCCGCGTCCTGCGGCTCCCCGCGGACGAGATCCTCCCCTATGACGAGCTGTCCCCGGACGCGGACGTCGTCGCGGACCGGCTCGGCGCGCTCTTCCACCTGAGCCAGGGCACGCGCTTTCCCGCGCTCGTGCTGTCCCTGCGCGGACTGTTGCGCAAGGTGCTGCCCCCGAAGGTGATGAAGGAGCTGTCCGCTCGGCTGAGCGTGGGCCAGGACTTCGATCGCGACGAGCTGGCGCGCAAGCTCGCCAACATGGGCTACCAGTCCAGCCCCCTCGTCGAGGACCTGGGCACCTTCTCCGTGCGCGGCGGCCTCGTCGACATCTTCGGCCCGCTCCACGACAAGCCCGTCCGCATCGAGTTCTTCGGTGACACCATCGAGTCCATCCGCGTCTTCGATCCGGAGACCCAGCGCACGGTGGACTCACTCAAGGAGATCATCCTCCTGCCCGCGCGCGAGGTCATCTTCTCCGAGCAGACGCGAGTGCACGCCGAGGCGGCCGCGCGCGCCGTGGCCGATCGCATCAACCTGCCCACCACGAAGCTGCGCGAGCAGCTCGATGCCCTCCACGAGGGGCTGCCCGGCTTCGGGCTCGAGGGGCTCCTGCCCGGCTTCTTCCCGGGGGGACTTGGCACCGTCTTCGACTACCTGGAGCTGTGGAACGCCGAGCCGCTCTTCTACCTGGATGATCCGCTGAGCCTGGAGCGCGCCGCCGAGGACCTGTGGGCCGACCTCGCGCGCGCGTCCCAGTCCGCCAACGAGCGCCAGGAGCTCACCCTGCCCCCCGAGGATCACTTCCTCACCCAGGCCCAGGCCGAGCAGCGGCTGCGGGCCTTCCGGGTGATGGAGGGCGGAGGCCTGTCGCTCTCCCAGGGCGAGCCCCCCGTGCACTTCCCCTACGGCACGACGCAGGACGTGCGCGAGGCCATCCTCGCCCACCACGGAGAGGAAGGCGCGCTCACCCCGCTCATCGAGCGGCTCCAGCGCTGGCGCGACAACCACATCCCCTGCGCCGTGGCGTGCGGCACCCTGAGCCAGGCGGACCGGCTCAAGCGCCTGTTGCTCGACCGCAACGTCATGGTGCGTGTGCACCCCGAGCCGCTCGCGGACCCCGCCAAACTCTACGATCCCGCCATCTCCGCTCACCTCTTCACGCTCGAGGTGAGCCACGGCTTCGTGGACCCGAGCCCCGGGGGCCTCGCGCTGCTGTCGGACGAGGAGATTTTCGGTGCCCGCTCGCGCCGCCGGGCGCGGCGCTCCAAGAGCCTGGACGCCTTCGCCGCGGGCTTCAAGGATCTCAAGGAAGGCGATCTCATCGTCCACACCGACTTCGGCATTGGCCGCTACCAGGGCCTGACGAAGATGCAGGTGAACAATGTGCCCGGGGACTTCCTCGTCCTCGAGTACGCGGGCAAGGACAAGATCTACCTGCCCGTGGGGCGCATGCGGCTCATCCAGAAGTTCACCGGAGGAGACCCCTCCCAGGTGACGCTGGACAAGCTGGGCACGACGTCCTGGGAGAAGACGAAGAAGAAGGTCAAGGAGCAGCTGCTCAAGATGGCGGCGGAGCTGCTCAACATCGCGGCGGCGCGCCGCGCGCACCCGGGCCACGCCTTCTCGGCGCCGGACCGCTACTTCGCCCAGTTCGAGGCGGACTTCGAGTTCGAGGAGACACCCGACCAGGCCAAGGCCATCGAGGACGTGCTCGCGGACATGCAGAAGAGCGAGCCGATGGACCGGCTCGTCTGCGGCGACGTGGGCTACGGCAAGACGGAGGTGGCCATGCGCGCCGCCTTCAAGGCCACGTTGGATCGCAAGCAGGTGGCGGTGCTCGTGCCCACCACGGTGCTCGCCCAGCAGCACTACCTGTCGTTCAAGAAGCGCTTCAAGGACTACCCCGTCACGGTGGAGGTCATCTCCGGCCTGAAGAAGCCGCCCGAGGTGCGTGAGCTGCTCAAGCGCGCCAAGGAGGGCAAGGTGGACGTCCTCATCGGCACGCACAAGCTCTTGGGCGGCGACGTGGCGTTCAAGGACCTGGGGCTCTTGGTGGTGGACGAGGAGCAGCGCTTCGGGGTGAAGCACAAGGAGCAGATCAAGCGGCTGCGCTCGCAGGTGGACGTGCTCACGCTGTCGGCCACGCCCATTCCGCGCACGCTACACATGGCGATGTCTGGGGTGCGCGAGATGAGCATCATCGCCACGCCGCCGCAGGACCGGCGTGCCATCCGCACCTTCGTGATGAAGTACGACCCGGCCACCATCAAGGAGGCCATCGAGCGGGAGCTGGCCCGCGGCGGTCAGGTCTTCTTCGTGCACAACCGGGTGGAGTCGCTGCCCGCCACGGAGACGCGGCTGCGCGAGCTGATGCCCCAGCTCACCATCGGCGTGGCGCACGGCCAGATGGGCGAGGGGCAGCTGGAGAAGGTGATGCTCGACTTCACCGAGAAGCGCTACCAGGTGCTCCTGTGCACGAGCATCATCGAGAGCGGCATCGACATCTCCAACGCCAACACGATGATCGTCGATCGGGCGGACACCTTCGGCCTCGCGCAGCTCTACCAGTTGCGCGGACGCGTGGGTCGCTCGCGCGAGCGCGCGTATGCGTACCTGCTGGTGCCCTCGCGCCGGACGGTGAGCAAGGACGCGCAGCGGCGGCTGGAGGTACTGCAGCGCTTCACCGAGCTGGGAGCGGGCTTCTCCATCGCCAGCCATGATCTGGAGATCCGCGGCGCGGGCAACCTGCTGGGAGCGGCGCAGTCGGGCTCCATCTCCGCCATCGGCTTCGACATGTACGCGCAGCTGCTCGAGGAGGCGGTGTCCGAGGTGCGGGGCGAGCCGCCCCAGGTGCGCATCGAGCCCGAGGTGACGCTGCCCATGGCGGCGCTCATCCCGGACGACTACGTGCCGGACGTGCACCAGCGGCTGGTGTTCTACAAGCGCTTCAGCCAGGCGGGCACGCCGGACGAGGTGCAGGACCTGCGCTCGGAGTTGGTGGACCGCTTCGGCGAGGCGCCGGACGAGGTGGACAACCTCTGCGAACAGGCCCTGGTGAAGATCGACATGCGCGAGCTGCGCTTGCGCGGGTTGGAGGGTGGACCGGGTCGGCTGTCGGTGATTCTGGGCGGGGACGCGCTGCTGGATGGCGCGAAGCTCCTGGCGCTGGTGCAGCGCTCCAAGGGCTACTACCGGCTCACGCCGGACATGAAGCTGCTGGTGAAGCTCGGACCCGAGGTGAAGGGCCCCGCGCTCATCGCCGAGGCCAAGAAGGTGATGCGCGACCTCTTCACATGCGCCCAGCCCCAGCACTAG
- a CDS encoding double-CXXCG motif protein: MTRFYRLRAPRQSRCTGHLRATHKWALPGLSCPECKATWAGGFTAYPGVDMSVLPARGEYETPRPEPFDEFTRLRERVRPLVPPESPLLPGTRFGPLVGTATGTFSPLFFHYVEMPLVHPEALERLRAAGVRGLRGFRTELRFRQRNHSELLELEIFPHGRLHPDCTPERPPKCPKCGWDDFAFPEDPMLDAASLPAHTELFRLSDFETIFIATERFVDTVRRLNLEEVDFRELPTR; encoded by the coding sequence ATGACGAGGTTCTACCGACTCCGAGCGCCAAGACAATCACGGTGCACAGGTCACCTCCGTGCCACGCACAAGTGGGCCCTTCCCGGGCTGAGCTGCCCTGAATGCAAGGCCACCTGGGCCGGGGGCTTCACTGCGTACCCGGGCGTGGACATGTCTGTGCTCCCCGCACGCGGTGAGTACGAGACGCCCAGACCGGAGCCATTCGACGAGTTCACGCGGCTACGTGAGCGGGTGCGGCCTCTCGTGCCTCCCGAGAGCCCGTTGCTGCCTGGAACGAGATTCGGCCCACTAGTGGGCACGGCTACCGGCACCTTCAGCCCGCTATTCTTCCACTACGTCGAGATGCCATTGGTGCATCCCGAGGCACTGGAGCGGCTGCGGGCTGCGGGAGTGCGGGGCCTGCGAGGATTCCGAACGGAGCTGCGCTTTCGGCAGAGGAACCACTCCGAGTTGCTGGAATTGGAGATTTTTCCCCATGGCCGGCTCCACCCGGACTGCACGCCGGAGCGGCCCCCGAAGTGCCCCAAGTGCGGCTGGGACGATTTCGCCTTCCCGGAGGACCCCATGCTGGATGCAGCGTCGCTTCCGGCTCACACTGAGCTGTTCCGGCTGAGCGACTTCGAGACCATCTTCATCGCCACCGAGCGCTTCGTGGACACGGTCAGGCGCCTGAATCTGGAGGAGGTCGACTTCCGCGAGCTACCCACGCGCTGA
- a CDS encoding P-II family nitrogen regulator produces MKKIEAIIKPFKLDDVKDALHEVGVHGLTAMEVKGFGRQKGHTELYKGAEYVVDFLPKVKVEVVVDDDLAERVVDAIVRAARSGAEGKIGDGKIFVIPVDEAVRIRTGERGSDAL; encoded by the coding sequence ATGAAGAAGATCGAAGCCATCATCAAGCCGTTCAAGCTCGACGACGTGAAGGACGCGCTGCACGAGGTGGGAGTGCACGGCCTCACCGCGATGGAGGTGAAGGGGTTCGGCCGGCAGAAGGGCCACACGGAGCTCTACAAGGGCGCCGAGTACGTGGTGGACTTCCTGCCCAAGGTGAAGGTGGAGGTGGTGGTGGACGACGACCTGGCCGAGCGCGTGGTGGACGCCATCGTGCGCGCGGCGCGCTCCGGCGCCGAGGGGAAGATCGGCGACGGGAAGATCTTCGTCATCCCCGTGGACGAGGCCGTGCGCATCCGCACGGGGGAACGCGGCAGCGACGCGCTGTGA
- a CDS encoding DUF2380 domain-containing protein → MQLRWMNAELVAATRLANAASEVKDPDMQFALLRLAGPRLEAAMLGSLLLSVWLDFLHLTDVALNQHFYSVERLFVDLDRVQKMLEPAMTALSSGKPGQVEAAAKDMPMLIGHLTREFAAIREAMHAGAEQLQKILVLKEAIEALTLLSALKFSLPTLPPSAPALLGVGLVAGGNGVMMGTRIVVSAEWVEMMRQLVRAGVLSLPAVSAAVRIQAGQVMMAQSHDELPKGVRDALGDGPEVRSMRVTGRAGAGMNEPPRHHILPKEFREWFEKRGFTGETNIDQFCVEMEQAHHEAIHGGGYWKLGRTWPGEWNRMIMDALYQAEAKAGRMLTWNEILDIVAYRMRRYGVPMKFTRGKGQ, encoded by the coding sequence ATGCAACTGCGGTGGATGAATGCCGAGCTCGTCGCCGCCACCCGGCTGGCCAACGCCGCTTCGGAGGTGAAGGACCCGGACATGCAATTCGCCCTGCTGCGCCTCGCCGGTCCACGGCTCGAGGCCGCCATGCTGGGCTCCCTCCTGCTCTCCGTCTGGCTCGACTTCCTCCACCTCACCGACGTCGCCCTCAACCAGCACTTCTACAGCGTGGAGAGGCTGTTCGTGGACCTGGACCGCGTCCAGAAGATGCTCGAGCCCGCCATGACGGCGCTCTCTTCCGGGAAACCAGGACAGGTGGAGGCCGCGGCGAAAGACATGCCCATGCTGATAGGCCACCTCACCCGCGAATTCGCGGCGATACGTGAGGCCATGCACGCGGGGGCGGAGCAACTCCAGAAGATTCTGGTGCTCAAGGAAGCCATCGAGGCACTCACCCTGCTGTCGGCGTTGAAGTTCTCGCTGCCCACGCTGCCACCATCCGCGCCTGCCCTGCTCGGAGTGGGACTAGTGGCGGGAGGCAATGGTGTGATGATGGGCACGCGCATCGTCGTGTCGGCCGAGTGGGTGGAGATGATGCGCCAGTTGGTGCGGGCGGGCGTCCTTTCTCTTCCCGCCGTCAGCGCCGCCGTGCGGATTCAGGCCGGCCAGGTGATGATGGCGCAGTCTCACGATGAGCTGCCCAAGGGCGTGCGCGACGCGCTCGGCGACGGGCCCGAAGTACGGAGCATGCGCGTGACGGGCAGGGCAGGGGCTGGCATGAACGAGCCCCCACGACACCACATCCTGCCCAAGGAGTTCCGTGAGTGGTTCGAGAAGCGCGGATTCACCGGCGAGACAAACATCGACCAGTTCTGCGTCGAGATGGAGCAGGCGCATCATGAGGCCATCCATGGCGGTGGATACTGGAAGCTGGGGCGCACATGGCCCGGTGAATGGAACCGTATGATCATGGATGCGCTCTATCAAGCTGAAGCCAAGGCGGGCCGTATGTTGACGTGGAACGAGATCCTGGACATCGTCGCGTACCGCATGAGGCGCTATGGTGTCCCGATGAAGTTCACTCGAGGGAAGGGGCAATGA